CAGAGTCTCATCGACCGACCGCCCGACGTTGTTGTCGTGCACCAAATGGTAGCGGATCACACCATCGGGGTCGATGATAAAGGTCCCGCGAAGGGTGTGCCCCTTCTCCTCGAGGAGGACCCCATACTGCCGGGAAACGAGATGCGTCGGATCGCTGAAGAGGGGGTAGCCGAGGTCGCCGAGATCGCTACGAATCCAGGCGAGGTGGCTGTAGGTCGAGTCCACGCTGCCGCCCAGTACCTCGGCACTAAGGGCGCGAAACTCAGAGAGACGTTTGGCAAACCCGGTGATCTCTGTCGGACATACGAACGTGAAATCGAGCGGGTAAAAGAAGAGGATGACCCACTTACCGCGGTAGTCCGTCAGTTGGACTGGTTTGAAGGAGCCGTCCGGCATCACCGCTTCGAGC
Above is a window of Calditrichota bacterium DNA encoding:
- a CDS encoding peroxiredoxin; the encoded protein is MLQVGTKAPDFTLEAVMPDGSFKPVQLTDYRGKWVILFFYPLDFTFVCPTEITGFAKRLSEFRALSAEVLGGSVDSTYSHLAWIRSDLGDLGYPLFSDPTHLVSRQYGVLLEEKGHTLRGTFIIDPDGVIRYHLVHDNNVGRSVDETLRVLSALQTGERCPVEWKPGATTLGHP